In Epinephelus lanceolatus isolate andai-2023 chromosome 16, ASM4190304v1, whole genome shotgun sequence, one DNA window encodes the following:
- the LOC117263220 gene encoding uncharacterized protein LOC117263220 isoform X1: MTDKDPTPAVGTLSPGQLQSHLKMEPKTLGAIQVVIGALILCLSASVLQIHEVHFTGDVALFLIVVIQVTLSGSVLIHSGRRPTLFWVKVVLVLHLISAAFATAALGLMSKHLPYRQDSYHCEHCRRLELHAVQHCFRKCTGLIEQKCKLLIDGILGTLVIFLVLELLICITAMLFGLSVLAAGGARAPSQRPVYPQTRPPPVPAVQVAPAVQAAPAAAESSQVAVVVTEPDSEQVEDISTPPTEPQVEPIESVTSEP, encoded by the exons ATGACTGACAAAGACCCAACGCCTGCAGTGGGGACACTGTCCCCAGGCCAACTGCAGTCCCACCTGAAGATGGAGCCTAAGACTTTGGGG GCGATCCAGGTCGTTATTGGGGCTTTGATTCTCTGTCTGAGTGCCTCCGTGCTCCAGATCCATGAGGTCCACTTTACAGGAGATGTGGCGCTCTTCCTGATCGTTGTCATACAG GTGACCTTGTCTGGCTCAGTGCTGATCCACAGCGGGAGGAGACCCACTCTGTTTTGG GTGAAAGTTGTCCTGGTGCTGCACCTCATCAGCGCTGCATTTGCCACTGCTGCCCTGGGTCTGATGTCCAAACACCTGCCCTACCGCCAGGACTCTTACCACTGTGAACACTGCCGCAGGCTGGAGCTGCATGCCGTG CAACATTGTTTCAGGAAATGCACCGGGCTGATCGAGCAAAAGTGTAAA CTGCTGATCGACGGGATCCTGGGGACGCTGGTGATCTTTCTGGTGCTGGAGCTGTTGATCTGCATCACTGCCATGCTGTTCGGACTCAGCGTCCTAGCTGCTGGTGGAGCCCGG gCTCCCAGCCAGAGACCTGTCTATCCACAGACACGCCCCCCACCTGTTCCAGCTGTTCAGGTTGCTCCAGCTGTTCaggctgctccagctgcagccgAGTCATCTCAG GTGGCTGTAGTTGTGACCGAACCAGATTCAGAGCAGGTGGAGGACATCTCCACCCCACCCACTGAACCCCAGGTGGAGCCGATCGAATCTGTGACCTCAGAGCCCTGA
- the LOC117263220 gene encoding uncharacterized protein LOC117263220 isoform X2: MTDKDPTPAVGTLSPGQLQSHLKMEPKTLGAIQVVIGALILCLSASVLQIHEVHFTGDVALFLIVVIQVTLSGSVLIHSGRRPTLFWVKVVLVLHLISAAFATAALGLMSKHLPYRQDSYHCEHCRRLELHAVLLIDGILGTLVIFLVLELLICITAMLFGLSVLAAGGARAPSQRPVYPQTRPPPVPAVQVAPAVQAAPAAAESSQVAVVVTEPDSEQVEDISTPPTEPQVEPIESVTSEP, from the exons ATGACTGACAAAGACCCAACGCCTGCAGTGGGGACACTGTCCCCAGGCCAACTGCAGTCCCACCTGAAGATGGAGCCTAAGACTTTGGGG GCGATCCAGGTCGTTATTGGGGCTTTGATTCTCTGTCTGAGTGCCTCCGTGCTCCAGATCCATGAGGTCCACTTTACAGGAGATGTGGCGCTCTTCCTGATCGTTGTCATACAG GTGACCTTGTCTGGCTCAGTGCTGATCCACAGCGGGAGGAGACCCACTCTGTTTTGG GTGAAAGTTGTCCTGGTGCTGCACCTCATCAGCGCTGCATTTGCCACTGCTGCCCTGGGTCTGATGTCCAAACACCTGCCCTACCGCCAGGACTCTTACCACTGTGAACACTGCCGCAGGCTGGAGCTGCATGCCGTG CTGCTGATCGACGGGATCCTGGGGACGCTGGTGATCTTTCTGGTGCTGGAGCTGTTGATCTGCATCACTGCCATGCTGTTCGGACTCAGCGTCCTAGCTGCTGGTGGAGCCCGG gCTCCCAGCCAGAGACCTGTCTATCCACAGACACGCCCCCCACCTGTTCCAGCTGTTCAGGTTGCTCCAGCTGTTCaggctgctccagctgcagccgAGTCATCTCAG GTGGCTGTAGTTGTGACCGAACCAGATTCAGAGCAGGTGGAGGACATCTCCACCCCACCCACTGAACCCCAGGTGGAGCCGATCGAATCTGTGACCTCAGAGCCCTGA